In Oryza brachyantha chromosome 1, ObraRS2, whole genome shotgun sequence, the following are encoded in one genomic region:
- the LOC102722727 gene encoding monothiol glutaredoxin-S2, whose product MQAVAGIRRGLTIDPAGEEEAPAERVGRLVRESPVVVFARQGCYMAHVMKRLLAAVGAHATVIELEGAAEAELAGAAAAAAAGAPLPALFVGGAPVGGLEGLMGLHLSGRLVPRLREVGALCA is encoded by the coding sequence ATGCAGGCGGTGGCCGGGATCCGGCGGGGGCTGACGATCGAcccggcgggggaggaggaggcgccggcggagcGGGTGGGGCGGCTGGTGCGGGAGAGCCCCGTCGTGGTGTTCGCGCGCCAGGGCTGCTACATGGCGCACGTCATGAagcgcctcctcgccgccgtcggcgcgcACGCCACCGTCATCGAGCtggagggcgcggcggaggccgagctggccggcgccgcggcggccgcggccgcgggcgccccgctgccggcgctcttcgtcggcggcgcgcccGTCGGCGGCCTCGAGGGCCTCATGGGGCTCCACCTCAGCGGCCGCCTGGTCCCACGCCTCAGGGAGGTCGGCGCCCTCTGCGCCTAG
- the LOC102702604 gene encoding protein indeterminate-domain 11-like, whose product MMLKDLAEIQQQQQQLAAEENMSNLTSASGDQASVSSHPAPPPAKKKRSLPGNPDPEAEVIALSPKTLMATNRYVCEICGKGFQRDQNLQLHRRGHNLPWKLKQRNPKEAVRKKVYVCPEAGCVHHDPARALGDLTGIKKHFSRKHGEKKWKCDKCSKRYAVHSDWKAHSKVCGTREYRCDCGTLFSRRDSFITHRAFCDALAEESARAVTAAAAVAGQQHAGAGLLFPQGGGGLQLPAVLDHPAMAMGGHGLMQELCLKREQQQQFAPSWLTAQQQQLETMGSAVSPAAMYGSARLDQEFIGSSTPESGAAQHQGGLSFAFSSTSSAPPPVASSAHMSATALLQKAAQMGATLSRPSSQGQMAAASTHNSTSATTNAAPPPTSNVTSTCVGAGSYGLAFEASHFIGADDRTRSDRATSNGGGGGATAGAGNDGLTRDFLGLRAFSHGDIMSMAGFDPCSMSTTSASSAAYDQGHHHSNKPWHS is encoded by the exons ATGATGCTCAAGGATCTGGCGGAaattcagcagcagcagcagcagctcgccgccgaggAGAACATGTCGAACCTCACGTCGGCCTCCGGCGACCAGGCCAGCGTCTCGTCCCACCcggccccgccgcccgccaaGAAGAAGCGCAGCCTCCCGGGCAACCCAG atcCTGAGGCGGAGGTAATCGCGCTGTCGCCGAAGACGCTGATGGCGACGAACAGGTACGTGTGCGAGATCTGCGGGAAGGGGTTCCAGCGAGACCAGAACTTGCAGCTGCACCGGCGAGGGCACAACCTGCCGTGGAAGCTGAAGCAGCGGAACCCCAAGGAGGCGGTGAGGAAGAAGGTGTACGTGTGCCCCGAGGCCGGGTGCGTGCACCACGACCCGGCGCGCGCCCTCGGCGACCTCACCGGCATCAAGAAGCACTTCAGCCGCAAGCACGGCGAGAAGAAGTGGAAGTGCGACAAGTGCTCCAAGCGCTACGCCGTCCACTCCGACTGGAAGGCCCACTCCAAGGTCTGCGGCACCCGCGAGTACCGCTGCGACTGCGGCACCCTCTTCTCCCG GCGGGACAGCTTCATCACGCACAGGGCGTTCTGCGACGCGCTGGCGGAGGAGAGCGCGAGGGCGgtgaccgcggcggcggcggtggcgggacAGCAGCACGCGGGGGCGGGGCTTCTCTTCCctcagggcggcggcgggttgcAGCTGCCGGCTGTGCTCGATCAcccggcgatggcgatgggcGGGCACGGGCTGATGCAAGAGCTGTGCCTCAAgagggagcagcagcagcagttcgCGCCGTCGTGGCTCacggcgcagcagcagcagctagagACGATGGGCAGCGCGGTGAGTCCGGCGGCGATGTACGGGTCTGCGAGGCTGGACCAGGAGTTCATCGGGAGCTCCACGCCGGAGAGCGGCGCCGCGCAGCACCAGGGCGGCCTGAGCTTCGCGTTCTCGTCGACGtcatccgcgccgccgcccgtcgcctcctcGGCGCACATGTCCGCCACCGCGCTGCTGCAGAAGGCTGCACAGATGGGCGCGACGCTGAGCCGGCCGTCGAGCCAAGGccagatggcggcggcgagcacgcaCAACAGCACCAGCGCCACCACCAatgcagctcctcctcctactAGCAACGTGACGAGCACTTgcgtcggcgccggcagcTACGGGCTCGCATTCGAAGCGTCTCACTTCATCGGAGCAGACGACAGGACCAGGTCCGATCGTGCCACCAGcaacggcggaggcggcggcgccaccgccggagcCGGCAACGACGGCCTCACCAGGGACTTCCTGGGCCTTAGAGCCTTCTCCCACGGCGACATAATGAGCATGGCAGGGTTCGATCCCTGCAGCATGTCGACGACGTcggcctcgtcggcggcgtacGACCAAGGCCACCACCACAGCAACAAGCCATGGCATAGCTAG